The proteins below come from a single Lactobacillus johnsonii genomic window:
- a CDS encoding Gfo/Idh/MocA family protein yields MKLGIIGSGKIVHDFLSIADQIPDLELAALSTTKRSHQIGLELQEKYNISKLYDNNTDLFNDANVDTVYVAVPNSLHFSIAKAALEAGKNVICEKPFVATTDEARELKEIADKNQVIIVEAITNIYLENFKFIEDNLAKIAPIHVVNLNYTQYSSRYDAFLEGDIQPAFDPKKDGGALMDLGIYNLHIIIKLFGKPDSVKYFPTIQKNIDTSGILHLGYSDKQASSIAAKDSFSPNVSTIEGEKGALIIYGHPNEMPKVGIQLLGEEPKVVNHNKYSHRMIAEFIEFTKIIDQHDFTAADQAFTHSLNTLAVLQEAKKQR; encoded by the coding sequence ATGAAATTAGGTATTATTGGCTCAGGAAAAATTGTTCATGATTTTCTATCAATTGCTGATCAAATCCCAGATCTTGAACTTGCGGCTCTTTCAACTACTAAAAGAAGCCATCAAATTGGTCTTGAATTGCAAGAAAAGTATAATATTTCAAAATTATACGATAACAATACTGACCTATTTAATGATGCTAATGTCGATACTGTCTATGTAGCTGTTCCAAATAGTTTGCATTTTAGTATTGCCAAGGCCGCATTAGAAGCAGGAAAAAACGTCATTTGTGAAAAACCATTTGTTGCTACAACTGATGAAGCACGTGAATTAAAAGAAATTGCTGATAAAAACCAAGTAATTATTGTTGAGGCGATCACTAACATTTATTTAGAAAACTTTAAATTCATTGAAGATAACTTAGCTAAAATTGCCCCAATTCATGTTGTTAATCTTAATTACACTCAATATTCAAGTCGCTATGATGCTTTCTTAGAAGGGGACATTCAACCAGCTTTCGATCCTAAAAAAGATGGTGGGGCTCTAATGGATTTAGGCATCTACAACTTACACATTATTATTAAATTATTTGGTAAGCCAGATTCTGTTAAATATTTCCCAACTATTCAAAAAAATATTGATACTTCTGGCATCCTTCACTTGGGCTATTCTGACAAACAAGCCAGTTCAATTGCAGCTAAAGATAGCTTTTCACCTAATGTCAGCACCATTGAAGGTGAAAAAGGTGCACTCATTATTTACGGCCATCCTAATGAAATGCCAAAAGTTGGCATCCAATTACTAGGAGAAGAGCCGAAAGTTGTTAACCACAACAAGTATTCTCATCGAATGATTGCTGAATTTATCGAATTCACTAAGATTATTGATCAACATGATTTTACAGCTGCTGATCAAGCTTTTACCCATAGTCTAAATACCCTAGCTGTTTTACAAGAAGCGAAAAAGCAACGTTAA
- a CDS encoding DUF6612 family protein, protein MEKNKIKDKKIIFSNNQGGKIAALILGIIILIVVVWGAIIAFNKPSVKDALTTAANTQIATARVNVKTTNAKSKMYSNYVVGPDNAIHITMKSIPKSDTNSELWGNKDYVYHRDGTKQWNYIKQNAIFSEVYSGYKKLYTAHDFTQFSDDAFKHMTIKSNGFNGYIISYKGDNSDVIKSMQKATTVAPTSDPQSTNVKNIDLRISTNRKEQLTDMYYKVTYNTKKEGTLTLHLYDINKVKKLTVPSSVTKNAKKLNFKLN, encoded by the coding sequence ATGGAAAAAAATAAAATCAAAGATAAAAAGATTATTTTTTCTAACAATCAAGGCGGCAAAATTGCCGCTTTAATTTTAGGTATTATTATCCTAATCGTAGTAGTTTGGGGCGCAATTATTGCATTTAATAAGCCAAGCGTTAAAGATGCATTAACTACGGCCGCCAATACCCAAATTGCTACTGCACGCGTTAATGTCAAAACTACCAATGCAAAGTCAAAAATGTATTCAAATTATGTCGTCGGTCCAGATAATGCCATCCATATTACCATGAAAAGCATCCCTAAGTCTGATACTAATTCTGAGTTATGGGGTAACAAAGACTATGTTTACCACCGTGATGGCACGAAACAATGGAATTACATTAAACAAAATGCCATCTTTAGTGAAGTTTATTCAGGCTATAAAAAGCTTTATACCGCACATGATTTCACCCAATTTTCTGACGATGCCTTTAAACATATGACCATTAAATCTAACGGATTCAATGGCTATATTATTTCTTATAAGGGTGATAATAGCGATGTAATTAAAAGCATGCAAAAAGCAACTACTGTCGCTCCCACTAGCGATCCACAGTCAACTAATGTTAAAAATATTGATTTAAGAATTTCTACTAATCGAAAAGAACAACTAACTGATATGTACTATAAAGTTACTTATAATACTAAGAAAGAAGGTACGCTCACCTTACATCTTTATGACATTAATAAAGTTAAAAAGTTAACCGTACCTTCCTCAGTTACTAAAAATGCTAAAAAATTAAATTTTAAACTTAATTAA